The proteins below come from a single Micropterus dolomieu isolate WLL.071019.BEF.003 ecotype Adirondacks linkage group LG05, ASM2129224v1, whole genome shotgun sequence genomic window:
- the LOC123971097 gene encoding granzyme B(G,H)-like isoform X2, giving the protein MMLGLQMFLLFHVLTCFGGNALRSEIINGKKTKAKSMKYMASVQNNKGHVCGGFLISEDFVVTAAHCDDKNPTSVVLGTHNLKKVDDKTMRYTVKRCKHPSYKRLESGNDIMLLKLSRKARLSKKVLIKPIQLPSHQINLKENQNCKVAGWGLTRTGGQLVNELQEVDVPIIKLEKCQKAWHNILPDNIICAGGYGTKKGFCQGDSGGPLVYKGKIAVGVVSFNSKNNSRGSEIINGKNTPENSMLYMASVQNNMGHHICGGFLISEDFVVTAAHCDDKMIPLSVVLGTHDLKKVDNNTMRYSVKKCKHPSYSKPSSGSDIMLLKLSKKAQLGKRVRLILLPKADNKIKDKEKCHVAGWGWTQTHGKAVDVLQVVDVPFVNLEVCKKEWADIRSNLPANVICAGGYGTNKGFCEGDSGGPLVCSGKAVGVVSFNMRKNCDYPNVPNVYTNISKYLPWIKNVLKQKDC; this is encoded by the exons ATGATGCTTGGTCTCCAAATGTTCTTGCTTTTTCATGTTCTGACATGTTTCGGAGGAAATG CGCTTAGGAGTGAAATCATAAATGGTAAAAAGACCAAGGCGAAGTCGATGAAGTATATGGCCTCAGTGCAGAACAACAAGGGTCATGTATGTGGAGGATTCCTCATCAGTGAAGACTTTGTGGTCACTGCTGCGCACTGTGACGACAA GAATCCTACAAGTGTTGTTCTTGGCACCCACAATCTCAAGAAGGTTGATGATAAAACAATGCGATACACTGTGAAGAGGTGCAAACACCCATCTTATAAGAGACTTGAATCTGGGAATGACATCATGCTCCTCAAA CTGTCGAGGAAAGCTCGCCTGAGCAAAAAAGTACTAATTAAGCCAATTCAACTTCCAAGTCATCAAATAAATCTgaaagaaaaccaaaactgCAAAGTAGCTGGATGGGGATTGACAAGAACTGGTGGTCAACTTGTTAATGAACTGCAAGAGGTGGATGTTCCCATCATTAAGCTGGAAAAGTGTCAGAAGGCATGGCATAATATCCTTCCTGACAATATTATCTGTGCAGGTGGATATGGAACAAAGAAAGGATTCTGTCAG GGTGATTCTGGTGGCCCTCTGGTGTACAAGGGGAAGATTGCTGTTGGTGTTGTTTCCTTCAACAGCAAGAATAACT CACGTGGAAGTGAAATCATAAATGGTAAAAATACCCCAGAGAACTCAATGCTGTATATGGCCTCTGTGCAGAACAACATGGGTCATCATATATGTGGAGGATTCCTCATCAGTGAAGACTTTGTGGTCACTGCTGCGCACTGTGATGACAAAAT GATTCCTTTAAGTGTTGTTCTTGGCACCCACGATCTCAAGAAGGTTGATAATAACACAATGAGATACAGTGTAAAGAAATGCAAACATCCATCTTATTCGAAACCTTCATCTGGGAGTGACATCATGCTCCTCAAA CTGTCTAAGAAAGCTCAACTGGGCAAAAGAGTAAGACTGATTCTACTTCCCAAGgctgacaataaaataaaagataaggAAAAGTGCCATGTCGCTGGATGGGGTTGGACTCAAACTCATGGTAAAGCTGTTGATGTATTGCAAGTGGTGGACGTGCCCTTTGTCAACCTGGAGGTCTGTAAGAAAGAATGGGCTGATATTCGCAGTAATCTTCCTGCCAATGTTATCTGTGCCGGTGGATATGGCACAAACAAAGGATTCTGTGAG ggTGATTCGGGTGGTCCTCTGGTGTGCAGTGGGAAGGCTGTTGGTGTCGTGTCTTTCAACATGAGAAAAAACTGTGACTACCCAAATGTTCCTAACGTCTACACAAATATATCAAAATACCTTCCCTGGATCAAAAATGTTCTCAAGCAAAAGGATTGTTAA
- the LOC123971097 gene encoding granzyme B(G,H)-like isoform X1 yields the protein MMLGLQMFLLFHVLTCFGGNALRSEIINGKKTKAKSMKYMASVQNNKGHVCGGFLISEDFVVTAAHCDDKNPTSVVLGTHNLKKVDDKTMRYTVKRCKHPSYKRLESGNDIMLLKLSRKARLSKKVLIKPIQLPSHQINLKENQNCKVAGWGLTRTGGQLVNELQEVDVPIIKLEKCQKAWHNILPDNIICAGGYGTKKGFCQGDSGGPLVYKGKIAVGVVSFNSKNNSRGSEIINGKNTPENSMLYMASVQNNMGHHICGGFLISEDFVVTAAHCDDKMIPLSVVLGTHDLKKVDNNTMRYSVKKCKHPSYSKPSSGSDIMLLKLSKKAQLGKRVRLILLPKADNKIKDKEKCHVAGWGWTQTHGKAVDVLQVVDVPFVNLEVCKKEWADIRSNLPANVICAGGYGTNKGFCEGDSGGPLVCSGKAVGVVSFNMRKNCDYPNVPNVYTNISKYLPWIKNVLKQKDC from the exons ATGATGCTTGGTCTCCAAATGTTCTTGCTTTTTCATGTTCTGACATGTTTCGGAGGAAATG CGCTTAGGAGTGAAATCATAAATGGTAAAAAGACCAAGGCGAAGTCGATGAAGTATATGGCCTCAGTGCAGAACAACAAGGGTCATGTATGTGGAGGATTCCTCATCAGTGAAGACTTTGTGGTCACTGCTGCGCACTGTGACGACAA GAATCCTACAAGTGTTGTTCTTGGCACCCACAATCTCAAGAAGGTTGATGATAAAACAATGCGATACACTGTGAAGAGGTGCAAACACCCATCTTATAAGAGACTTGAATCTGGGAATGACATCATGCTCCTCAAA CTGTCGAGGAAAGCTCGCCTGAGCAAAAAAGTACTAATTAAGCCAATTCAACTTCCAAGTCATCAAATAAATCTgaaagaaaaccaaaactgCAAAGTAGCTGGATGGGGATTGACAAGAACTGGTGGTCAACTTGTTAATGAACTGCAAGAGGTGGATGTTCCCATCATTAAGCTGGAAAAGTGTCAGAAGGCATGGCATAATATCCTTCCTGACAATATTATCTGTGCAGGTGGATATGGAACAAAGAAAGGATTCTGTCAG GGTGATTCTGGTGGCCCTCTGGTGTACAAGGGGAAGATTGCTGTTGGTGTTGTTTCCTTCAACAGCAAGAATAACT CACGTGGAAGTGAAATCATAAATGGTAAAAATACCCCAGAGAACTCAATGCTGTATATGGCCTCTGTGCAGAACAACATGGGTCATCATATATGTGGAGGATTCCTCATCAGTGAAGACTTTGTGGTCACTGCTGCGCACTGTGATGACAAAAT GATTCCTTTAAGTGTTGTTCTTGGCACCCACGATCTCAAGAAGGTTGATAATAACACAATGAGATACAGTGTAAAGAAATGCAAACATCCATCTTATTCGAAACCTTCATCTGGGAGTGACATCATGCTCCTCAAA CTGTCTAAGAAAGCTCAACTGGGCAAAAGAGTAAGACTGATTCTACTTCCCAAGgctgacaataaaataaaagataaggAAAAGTGCCATGTCGCTGGATGGGGTTGGACTCAAACTCATGGTAAAGCTGTTGATGTATTGCAAGTGGTGGACGTGCCCTTTGTCAACCTGGAGGTCTGTAAGAAAGAATGGGCTGATATTCGCAGTAATCTTCCTGCCAATGTTATCTGTGCCGGTGGATATGGCACAAACAAAGGATTCTGTGAG ggTGATTCGGGTGGTCCTCTGGTGTGCAGTGGGAAGGCTGTTGGTGTTGTGTCTTTCAACATGAGAAAAAACTGTGACTACCCAAATGTTCCTAACGTCTACACAAATATATCAAAATACCTTCCTTGGATCAAAAATGTTCTCAAGCAAAAGGATTGTTAA